The DNA window GATGTAGAAACCATTTCAACGGGTTCATTAGCATTAGACCTCGCCTTAGGCGCTGGTGGCTTACCTATGGGACGAATTGTAGAAATTTTTGGCCCTGAATCCTCTGGAAAAACAACCTTAACCTTAGAAGTTATTGCTTCAGCTCAACGTGAAGGGAAAACTTGCGCCTTTATTGATGCAGAACACGCCCTTGATCCGATTTATGCAAAAAAATTAGGGGTAGATATAGATCAACTTTTAGTTTCTCAACCCGATACTGGTGAACAAGCACTCGAAATTGCTGATGCACTAGCTCGCTCTGGTGCTGTCGATATTTTAGTTATTGATTCTGTGGCGGCATTAACACCAAAAGCTGAAATCGAAGGTGATATGGGCGATTCTCATATGGGGTTACAAGCGAGAATGTTATCGCAAGCAATGCGTAAACTAACAGGAAACCTAAAACAATCAAACTGTATGGCTATCTTCATTAACCAAATTCGTATGAAAATTGGTGTAATGTTCGGTAACCCCGAAACCACGACCGGTGGTAACGCTCTTAAATTCTATGCTTCAGTTCGTCTTGATATTCGCCGTACAGGTTCAGTTAAAAATGGTGAAGAAGTAATAGGTAATGAAACTCGTATCAAGGTGGTAAAAAATAAAATAGCAGCTCCATTTAAACAAGCAGATACTCAAATTCTTTATGGACAAGGCTTTAATCGAAATGGTGAATTAATTGATTTAGGTGTAAAACATAAATTAATTGAAAAAGCGGGTGCTTGGTATAGTTATCAAGGTGAAAAAATAGGACAAGGCAAAACCAATGTTTCTAAATTCTTAACAGATCACCCTGAAAAAGCACAGGAAATTGAGAAAAACTTACGAGAGTTACTACTTAATCCACAAACTATGGATAATATTGATTTTAATATTACTGAAGAACCAAGTATTGAATCAATTGAAGACGAAAACTTTTAATTATTAATTGATAAAAAGATAAGATCGTAAACTATTTTATTTTGAGTTTACGATCTCTCCAAATAAATTAATTCTATTTTGATTTTAGCAATGAAAATTATTAATCCGAAATATTTATCACGTTTTAATAAAAACGAGATTAAATTTGTATAAATTCCATTCAAATTTCATTCATAGATCAAAAAACTTGCCATTATTATTTGCCCTAGTATAATCTTTGGACTTTGAAGAAAAACATAGGGAAAAATTTTCACCTATTATATATATTTAAAATTATTTAGAGGATATATGGCAAAAGAAGATTGCATTGAGATGCAAGGCACTATTTTAGAAACCTTGCCAAATACAATGTTTCGTGTTGAATTAGAAAATGGACACGTTGTTACCGCCCACATTTCAGGTAAAATGCGAAAAAATTATATTCGTATCTTAACTGGTGATAAAGTTACTGTCGAAATGACTCCATATGATTTAAGCAAAGGTAGAATTATTTTCCGCAGTCGTTAACATTAAAAAACGGGTTAACTAACCCGTTTTTTCCTCTCCTATATTCCAAAATTCCAAAAAATTCTCTGATCCATCTATTTTTCATCTAACTTTGCTTGGCTAACAAGTAAAATCTTATATTTCAACCAAGTAGTTACTAAATGAAACAGAGTAAATAAAACAATAAGAATATATAAAGGGTAATTACCAAATACAGAATAGGGGGTTCTACCTACTACTGGGTAAATTTTAGCAGTTAAGGTTGTCGCTTTAAATTGTGGTGCTTGTGCAATTATCTCTCCATTTGTATCAATAAAAGCAGTTACGCCCGTATTAGTCGCACGAATTACAGGTTTTCCTAGTTCTAACGCTCGCATTTGGGCTATTTGCAAATGTTGCCATGGACCTATACTTTGTCCAAACCAAGCATCATTAGATAAGGTTAAGATAAAATGACTTTTTTTAGTCAGATTTTCTCTTATCTGCTCCCCAAAAGCAATTTCATAACAAATTGCTGGTGTTAATACAATGTCATTTGCTTTTAATCCTGATTGAAGATATTTTCCTGCCGTCATACCTGAAAATGGTAAATTAAAAATTGCACCGAGAGGACGTAATAAATTGCTTAATGGTACATATTCACCAAATGGCACTAAATGGTGTTTCAAATAACGTTGTGGATTAACTAAAGGATTTTGCTTATTAGGATCTAAGACTAAAACAGAATTATAAATATTATCATTTTGTTCATTTCTAAACACAGATCCTAACATAATTGTACTTCCACTTTCTTTCGCAAAATCTGCAAGACCAGAAATATATGGTATTAAATTATTTTCTAATGCGGGTAAACTAGATTCTGGAAGGATAATTAAATTACTTTTTCCTAAATGTGGTTTAATTAATTGTTCATAGCGATCTAAAGAATAAACTAAAAAATTAGGATCCCATTTTATTTGTTGTTCAATATTTCCCTGAATTAAAGTGATTATTTGTGGCATTTTAGTTTTATCTGTTTTAACAAAAATGGCTTTTTCAGTTAATGCTGCAATTAAAAGTAATATCAACAATAAAGCACTTTGACTAATCCAAATGAGTTTTTTTCTTTTCTGTTGTATAGAACGCAAAATAGTAACAACTAAACCACAACTCCAAATCATAAAAAAGCTAATGCCTTGTACACCAAATAATGGTGCTATTCCTTTAAAAGGCGAATTAATCTGGCTATAACCAAGCTCCAACCAAGGAAAACCAGTAAATAAATGAGCACGAAGATATTCTGTTAATGTCCAAACACAAGCAAATATCACACCACTTTGAATCTGAAATTTAGTGATAATCCAACCAAATAACAACGGATAACAAGCAAGATAAGCAGATAATAGAAAAACAAGTAAATAGCCAAAAACTAATGGTGTACCACCAAATTGGTTAATGCTGATGTTAATCCAATTTATCCCAATAAGAAAAAACGATATCCCCCATAAAAATGCTGATGTTAATGCGATTTTCTTAATCGGATTAGTTACTCCCCATAATAAAATAAAGACGGAAAGATAAGCTATCCACCACTGTTCATAAGGTGAAAAAGCAAAAACGGCTATCCCCCCTCCAATACAGGCAAGGATATAAAAAATAGGCAGTTGCAATAATTTCATATTATTTACCATAAAAAAATAGGCGTATTACTACGCCTTGTTTATCCTAAAAAAATACACATTAAATTATATATTTTCATCAACAACTTGTTGCTGTTTGTCAATTAATAACAACTGTTCGTCAGATAAACATACTCTCAACTGGATTAAACGTCGGCTATCTGCTGCTGTTACTTTAAATTCTATACCATCTAGCAGAATACTTTCACCCCGTTTTGGTAAATATCCAAAAGCTTGCATAATCAAGCCACCAATAGTATCAACTTCTTCTTCATCAAAAGTAGTTGCAAAACGCTGATTAAAATCTTCTATACCAGTTAATGCTCTTACTGCATAAGTATGTTTTGATAATTGACTAATATCAGCGATCTCATCTTCATCAAATTCATCTTCAATATCGCCAACAATCTGTTCCAGAATATCTTCAATGGTGATAAGCCCTGAAACAGCTCCAAATTCATCTACAACAATCGCCATATGAAAACGTTCTGAACGAAATTCTTTTAACATACGATCAACTCTTTTACTTTCAGGTACTATTACAGCAGGTCGTAGAATCTTTTCAATATCAAACTGTTCTGAATTAGATCGTAAAAATTTCAATAAGTCTTTGGCTAACAATAAACCAGCAATATTATCTCGTTCATCAGTAATGACAGGAAAACGGGAATGGGCTGAATCAATAATAATATCTAGACATTCATCAAGGCTACGCTCAATATCAATAAAAACAATCTGTGAACGAGGGATCATTAAATCTCTGACTCTCAATTCAGAAATTTCTATTACTCCTTCAATCATTGCTCGAGTTTCTTGATTGATAATATCATTTTGTTCTGAATCTCGAATCGTTTCAACAAGGTCTTCCCTATTTTTAGGTTCTGTAGGAAAAAGACCACCCAAAAGGCTATGGAAAAAACGTTTTTTAGTAGGTGTTTCTGCTTGATTCGTATCCGAATGTTCTTCGTTCATAATTTAATTTTGTTTGTGTCTTTATACTTATGTGAATAAAATTTGAAAATGATTATATTAAACTAACTCTCGCTAGTTATCCACTTCAAATAATCCTTCTACTTAAAAAGCAGAAGGATTATTTAATCTATTCATTAAATTGATAATACTATACCACCCCAAAGAAAACCTAATCCAACTGATAACACAATTGCAATTAATCCGGGTAGGATAAATGAATGGTTGAATACAAATTTACCAATTCGGGTAGAGCCTGTATCGTCCATTTCAACCGCAGCAAGTAAAGTTGGATAAGTTGGTAATACAAATAATGCTGATACCGCTGCAAAAGCAGCAATAGCTGAAAGTGGAGAAACACCTAATGCGATTGCTGCTGGATAAAGTGCTTTTGCTGTTGCAGCTTGAGAGTAAAGCAACGTACTAGCAAAGAATAAAACAACCGCTAACATCCAAGGGTAATCATTTAATAATGTTGATGATGCTTGTTTTATTTCTTCAATATGCCCACCAACGAATGTGTTACCTAACCAAGCAACCCCCATGACACAAATTGAAGCTGACATACCTGATTTAAATGTAGCAGCAGATGTAATTTGATCAACATCGACCTTACAGAAAACAACGATTACAGCGGCGGCTGCAAGCATAAAGCTAATAATAGCTTCATTTCTAGGTAATACAGGATGCTCAATTAATCCCACTGTTTTACTTATTAAGGTGGCATAAAACATCACAATAATGACGGTTAAAAGAAATATACCAACCGAACGTTTTGCATATGGTTTAATCTCAATTTGAGTCTGACCACGAAGTTTAATTAATCCTTCTGATAAACGGCGTTGATATTCAGGATCGTCTTTCAATTCTTTACCTAAGAAATTACAGATAAACGCTGTAATCATACAAGCTACAAATGTTGTAGGAATCCAAATAGCCAATAATTGGAGATAACCAATACCGAAATTTTTCTCTAATTCTCCCGCTAGATAAACAACAGCAGCAGAAATTGGTGAAGCAGTAATCGCAATCTGAGAGGCAATTGTGGTAATAGATAGAGGACGTGAAGGACGAACACCTTGCTCTTTAGCGACTTCTGCAATTACAGGCAATATTGAAAATGCAGTATGGCCTGTTCCTGCACACAAAGTCATAAAATAACCGACTGTTGGTGCTAAATAAGTAATATACTTCGGATGTTTTCTTAATAAATTTTCTGCCCATCTAACCAGAAAATCCATTCCACCAGCAACTTGCATAGCTGAAATAGCCATAATAACTGCCATAATAATGGAAATAACATCAAAAGGAATTGATCCCGGCGCTAAACCAAATAAGGCTAAAACAACAACTCCCAGCCCTCCAGCAAAACCAATACCAATACCTCCTAATCTAGTACCTAAAAAAATAAAGACTAATACAATAAAAAAATGTAACCAAATCATAAGTTATCCTTTTATCAGCAAGTAGTTGATACAACAATTTTATTAAGAAAATCAAATACAGTCTAAGCAGTAATACCAGTAAAAATATTGAGCTAAAACAAAAATATCAATTTTATTCCTAGAAATATTGTTATTTTTCCTCATCAACCTCGTTTACTTCTTCAGGTATTGTTTTAATCCAAAAGAAGAAAAACCAATATTCAATTAATAAGAGAACAATAATTGCAACTCTACCAATAACGCTAGGTGAAAAATAGAAAGATATCCCCATCATTATGCTAGATAATGTTAAAATTGATAGTTTAGATTGCTTAGTTAATGCTCTTTGTTCATTAAAACTTTTTAAATATTTGTGATATATCTTGGTGTTAATAAACCAATTATGTAGGCGTGATGAGCTTTTACCAAAAAAGAATAAAGTACAAAGTAAAAAAGGGGTTGTAGGTAAAATAGGTAAAAAAGCACCTAAGATCCCTAGACCTAGAAATAAAAAACCAAGAAAGATATAAAAATATCGCATAAAGTATTCAATATTCTGAAAAAATAATCGTTTTTCATAGTATCAACTATATGATGAAAATCAAACTTTTTTCAAAAAAAGAAAGGCTGAATAAATATCAGCCTTTCTAATCGCAAAGTTTTATTTTAACGCTTTGTTTTTACCAGTTTCTCAGTAAGTTCATAAGCACGTAATTTCGCTAACTCTTTCTCTAATTTCGCAGCCATTACCGTATAATCCTCATCTTTATGATGATTTTTAATGTTCTCTTCTGCTTGACGTTTTGCCGCTAAAATACGTTCTTGATCTAATTCAGCCCCTCGAATCGCTGTATCAGCCAATACTGTAACAATATTTGGCTGTACTTCAAGAAAACCACCAGAAACATAAATAACTTCTTCTTGGTTATCACTAACAATTTTTACAATTCCCGGTTTTATGGCTGTTAGTAATGGCGTATGCCCAGCTAAAATCCCTAATTCACCATCAATACCAGAAACTTGGATACTGCTAACTTTTCCAGAAAAAAGTTTCTTTTCTGCACTCACAACCGTTAAATCAAATGTTTTCATCTCATCTCCTTGGGTTTCGTTGCCTTAGGAGCAAATTACATTTTCTTCGCTTTTTCTAATACTTCATCTATTGAACCAACCATATAGAACGCCTGTTCAGGAATATGATCGTATTCACCATCTAAAATACCTTTAAAGCCACGAATTGTTTCTTTCAATGGAACATATTTACCAGGAGATCCCGTAAAGACTTCTGCCACAAAGAATGGTTGTGATAAGAAACGTTCAATCTTACGAGCACGTGCAACCACTAATTTATCTTCTTCAGAAAGTTCATCCATACCAAGGATAGCGATAATATCTTTCAATTCTTTATAGCGTTGTAAAATAGATTGTACACCACGAGCAACATCATAATGTTCTTGACCTACAACTTGTGGATCTAATTGACGAGACGTGGAATCTAACGGATCTACTGCAGGATAAATCCCTAATGAAGCAATCTGACGACTTAATACGACTGTTGCATCTAAATGCGCAAAAGTTGTTGCTGGAGATGGGTCGGTTAAGTCATCTGCTGGAACATATACCGCTTGAATAGAAGTAATCGAGCCAGTTTTAGTTGAAGTAATACGCTCTTGTAATACCCCCATCTCTTCTGCTAATGTTGGTTGATACCCTACTGCTGATGGCATCCGACCTAATAAAGCAGAGACTTCGGTACCAGCTAAAGTATAACGGTAAATATTATCCACGAAGAAAAGAACATCACGACCTTCATCACGGAATTTTTCCGCCATAGTTAAACCTGTTAAAGCAACACGTAAACGGTTACCTGGTGGTTCATTCATTTGTCCATACACAAGTGATACTTTATCAAGTACATTTGATTCTTGCATCTCATGGTAAAAATCATTTCCTTCACGGGTACGTTCACCTACCCCAGCAAAAACAGAATACCCCGAATGCTCAATCGCAATGTTACGGATTAATTCCATCATATTTACTGTTTTACCTACACCAGCACCACCGAATAAACCGACTTTTCCTCCTTTTGCAAAAGGGCAAACTAAGTCAATAACTTTAATACCAGTTTCAAGTAATTCTGTGCTATTAGCTTGTTCTTCATAGCTAGGTGGAGCACGATGGATAGACCAAAGTTCATCAGCACCAATAGGACCACGTTCATCAATTGGTTCACCTAATACATTCATAATACGTCCTAAGGTTTTTGTTCCGACTGGAACAGAAATAGGATTCTGTGTATTAGTGACAGATAAACCTCGCTTTAAACCATCGGAAGAGCCCATTGCTATACAACGTACAACTCCACCACCTAATTGTTGTTGAACTTCTAAAACTAACCCTGTTTCCACATTTAAAGCATCATAAACTTTTGGTACTTCATTCTGTGGAAATTCAACATCAATGACAGCTCCAATGATTTGTACAATTTTTCCAGTTGCCATTATCGATCCTCTTATCTTTAAATTGCTGCAGCACCAGCAACAATTTCATTTAGTTCATTTGTAATACTTGTTTGACGTGCTTTATTATATACAAGCTGTAAATCAGCAATTAAATTACCTGCATTGTCTGTGGCAGCTTTCATTGCAACCATTCTAGCGGCTTGTTCAGACGCTAAATTTTCTACCGTAGCCTGATATATTTGCGACTCTAAATAACGCACTAACAAACTATCTAATAAAAACTTAGGATCTGGTTCATAGATATAATCCCAAATTCCTGTTTGTAAATGATCATTTTCCATCTCAGGTAAAGGTAATAACCTATCAATAACTGGTTTTTGTGACATAGTATTAATAAATTTATTAAAGACTAAGTACACTTCATCTATTTCTCCATTACGATAAGCATCAATCATTGTATTGACTGAACCAATTAATTGTTCAACAGAGGGTGTATAGCCAATTCCAGTTTTTTGAGAAATTACCTCCATTCCTAAAGAATGGAAAAAATTTGTCGCTTTTGAGCCGATCAAACTAAGTTGAATACCAACCCCTTTTTCTTTGAAGTTTTTCATTTCCTGTAGGACAGATTTAAACAAATTAATATTTAATCCACCACATAACCCTCTATCCGTAGAGATTATGATATATCCGACATTTTTAACTTCTCGTTGTACTAAAAAAGGGTGTCTATATCCAATATTACCTTTTGATACATGGCTAATTACGTTGCGTATTGTTTCAGAATACGGACGTGAAGAAGACATAAGGTCTTGCGTTTTACGCATTTTTGAGGTTGCAACCATTTCCATCGCTTTAGTAATTTTTTGTGTACTTTGTACACTTGCGATCTTGGTTCTTATCTCTTTAGCACCTGCCATTTCATCTCTCCGTTAATATGCAATAATTACCATGCACCGTTTTTCTTAAAGGTATCTAAAATCGTTTTAAAAGTATCTTTTACGGTATCGTTATAATCACCCGTAGCCGTTAACTCTTGCATAAAGTCTGCATAATTATTTTTTACAAAATCTAATAATGCCGCTTCAAAAGCCCCGATCTTTTCTAATACAATATCGTCAAGATAACCAAACTCAACCGCAAATAAAATTAAAGATTGTTGTCCAACTGACATTGGTGAGTATTGCTTTTGTTTCAACAATTCCGTTACTTTTTGCCCATGAGATAATTGTTTGCGTGTAGCATCATCAAGATCTGAAGCAAATTGAGCAAAAGCAGCTAATTCACGATATTGAGCAAGGGCTGTACGAATACCACCTGATAATTTTTTCATTACTTTCGTTTGTGCTGCACCACCGACTCGAGATACGGAAATACCCGGGTTAACAGCAGGACGAATACCAGAATTAAATAAATTCGATTCTAAGAAAATTTGTCCATCAGTAATTGAAATTACGTTAGTAGGAACAAACGCTGAAACATCACCAGCCTGTGTTTCAATAATAGGTAATGCTGTTAATGAACCTGTTTGACCTTTTACCTCACCATTGGTAAAACGTTCAACATATTCAGCATTTACTCGAGCTGCACGTTCTAATAAACGAGAATGTAAATAGAACACATCACCAGGGAAAGCTTCACGACCAGGCGGACGGCGTAATAATAATGAAATTTGGCGATACGCTACGGCTTGTTTCGAAAGATCATCATACACAATTAACGCATCTTCCCCACGATCACGGAAATATTCTCCCATTGCACACCCAGCATAAGGTGCTAAGTATTGCAACGCAGCAGACTCTGATGCAGAAGCGACAACCACGATAGTATTAGCTAAAGCACCATGTTCTTCTAATTTACGCACAACATTGGCGATGGTAGAAGCTTTCTGACCAATGGCTACATAAACACACTTAATACCTGATTCTTTTTGATTAATAATAGTATCAATAGCTAAAGCAGTTTTACCTGTTTGGCGATCGCCGATAATCAACTCACGTTGACCTCGTCCGATTGGAATCATTGAATCTACTGCCTTATAACCAGTTTGAACAGGCTGATCAACAGATTTACGATCAATAACACCTGGCGCAATAACTTCTACTGGTGAGAAACCATCATGCTTAATCTCACCTTTACCATCTATCGGTTGCCCTAGAGTATTGACAACACGACCTAATAAACCACGACCAACAGGCACTTCTAAAATACGGCCTGTACATTGAACTTCCATACCTTCTGCTAGATCGGTATAAGGCCCCATTACTACGGCACCTACCGAATCTCGTTCTAAGTTCAATGCGATAGCATACTTATTACCCGGTAATGCTATCATTTCGCCTTGCATAACATCAGTTAAACCGCTAATACGAATAATTCCATCACTAACAGAAACAATGGTACCAGTATTATGCGCTTCACTAACCACATTAAAATTTGCAATTCGTTTTTTAATTAAATCACTAATTTCAGTAGAATTTAGTTGCATATTTTATTCCTCGTTACAGTTGTAATTCATTCGCTAAACGTGCTAATTGCCCTCGGCTACTACCATCAATGACAAACTCATCAGTACGAATAATTACACCCGCAATTAATGTGCTATCCACACTACAATTTAATTTCACTTTACGGGAGAGTTTCCGTTCCATTGCAACAGAAATTTTCTCTTGCTGGCTATCTTTTAAAGGGAATGCTGAAATCACCTTTACTTCAACCATTTCTTTATATTCATTTACATATTCAGCAAACAGTTGAAGTACAGTAGGCAATAGATGTAAACGTTTATTTTCAGCCATTAAACGGATTAAATTCTGCCCATATTGATCAAGTTGATCACCACAAATAGTAATCACCATCTCAGCAATTTTTGAAGATGATAAAGAACTTGTTAAATAATTTTGTACCGTATTGTCTTCAACAACAGCAGTAGCAAAAGTTAACATTTCTTGCCATTGTTCAAGCTGTTGATGCTCGATGGAAAAATCAAATGCGGCTTTAGCATAGGGGCGAGCTATAGTTGTATATTCAGACATAAGCCCCACCTACCTATAATTCAGCAACTAATTTATCAATAATTTCATTGTTCGCCGCTTCATCTATCGTACGACTAACAATTTTTTCAGCACCAGCAATTGCTAATCCTGCAACTTTAAGACGTAATTCAGCTTGAACACGTTTGCGTTCTGCTTCAACTTCAGCATAACCTTGTTCAATAATTTTAGCTTTAACAGACTCAGCCTCCGCCTGTACTTCAGCTAAAATTTCATTACGGCGTTTATTCGCCGCATCAATGATTGCTTGAGCTTGTGTTTTTGCTGCATTAATTTCTTTTTCAGCCAACACTTTAATATCAGCTTGCTCTTTTTTAGCTGTCTCAGCAGCAGCTAACGCATCTGCTATCTGTTGTTGACGGGTTTCAATAGCATTGATAAT is part of the Mergibacter septicus genome and encodes:
- a CDS encoding YbaN family protein — protein: MRYFYIFLGFLFLGLGILGAFLPILPTTPFLLCTLFFFGKSSSRLHNWFINTKIYHKYLKSFNEQRALTKQSKLSILTLSSIMMGISFYFSPSVIGRVAIIVLLLIEYWFFFFWIKTIPEEVNEVDEEK
- the lnt gene encoding apolipoprotein N-acyltransferase, with protein sequence MKLLQLPIFYILACIGGGIAVFAFSPYEQWWIAYLSVFILLWGVTNPIKKIALTSAFLWGISFFLIGINWINISINQFGGTPLVFGYLLVFLLSAYLACYPLLFGWIITKFQIQSGVIFACVWTLTEYLRAHLFTGFPWLELGYSQINSPFKGIAPLFGVQGISFFMIWSCGLVVTILRSIQQKRKKLIWISQSALLLILLLIAALTEKAIFVKTDKTKMPQIITLIQGNIEQQIKWDPNFLVYSLDRYEQLIKPHLGKSNLIILPESSLPALENNLIPYISGLADFAKESGSTIMLGSVFRNEQNDNIYNSVLVLDPNKQNPLVNPQRYLKHHLVPFGEYVPLSNLLRPLGAIFNLPFSGMTAGKYLQSGLKANDIVLTPAICYEIAFGEQIRENLTKKSHFILTLSNDAWFGQSIGPWQHLQIAQMRALELGKPVIRATNTGVTAFIDTNGEIIAQAPQFKATTLTAKIYPVVGRTPYSVFGNYPLYILIVLFTLFHLVTTWLKYKILLVSQAKLDEK
- the atpD gene encoding F0F1 ATP synthase subunit beta — translated: MATGKIVQIIGAVIDVEFPQNEVPKVYDALNVETGLVLEVQQQLGGGVVRCIAMGSSDGLKRGLSVTNTQNPISVPVGTKTLGRIMNVLGEPIDERGPIGADELWSIHRAPPSYEEQANSTELLETGIKVIDLVCPFAKGGKVGLFGGAGVGKTVNMMELIRNIAIEHSGYSVFAGVGERTREGNDFYHEMQESNVLDKVSLVYGQMNEPPGNRLRVALTGLTMAEKFRDEGRDVLFFVDNIYRYTLAGTEVSALLGRMPSAVGYQPTLAEEMGVLQERITSTKTGSITSIQAVYVPADDLTDPSPATTFAHLDATVVLSRQIASLGIYPAVDPLDSTSRQLDPQVVGQEHYDVARGVQSILQRYKELKDIIAILGMDELSEEDKLVVARARKIERFLSQPFFVAEVFTGSPGKYVPLKETIRGFKGILDGEYDHIPEQAFYMVGSIDEVLEKAKKM
- the atpG gene encoding F0F1 ATP synthase subunit gamma → MAGAKEIRTKIASVQSTQKITKAMEMVATSKMRKTQDLMSSSRPYSETIRNVISHVSKGNIGYRHPFLVQREVKNVGYIIISTDRGLCGGLNINLFKSVLQEMKNFKEKGVGIQLSLIGSKATNFFHSLGMEVISQKTGIGYTPSVEQLIGSVNTMIDAYRNGEIDEVYLVFNKFINTMSQKPVIDRLLPLPEMENDHLQTGIWDYIYEPDPKFLLDSLLVRYLESQIYQATVENLASEQAARMVAMKAATDNAGNLIADLQLVYNKARQTSITNELNEIVAGAAAI
- the atpF gene encoding F0F1 ATP synthase subunit B, coding for MNINATLIGQTIAFILFVWFCVKYVWPPIINAIETRQQQIADALAAAETAKKEQADIKVLAEKEINAAKTQAQAIIDAANKRRNEILAEVQAEAESVKAKIIEQGYAEVEAERKRVQAELRLKVAGLAIAGAEKIVSRTIDEAANNEIIDKLVAEL
- the atpA gene encoding F0F1 ATP synthase subunit alpha, with product MQLNSTEISDLIKKRIANFNVVSEAHNTGTIVSVSDGIIRISGLTDVMQGEMIALPGNKYAIALNLERDSVGAVVMGPYTDLAEGMEVQCTGRILEVPVGRGLLGRVVNTLGQPIDGKGEIKHDGFSPVEVIAPGVIDRKSVDQPVQTGYKAVDSMIPIGRGQRELIIGDRQTGKTALAIDTIINQKESGIKCVYVAIGQKASTIANVVRKLEEHGALANTIVVVASASESAALQYLAPYAGCAMGEYFRDRGEDALIVYDDLSKQAVAYRQISLLLRRPPGREAFPGDVFYLHSRLLERAARVNAEYVERFTNGEVKGQTGSLTALPIIETQAGDVSAFVPTNVISITDGQIFLESNLFNSGIRPAVNPGISVSRVGGAAQTKVMKKLSGGIRTALAQYRELAAFAQFASDLDDATRKQLSHGQKVTELLKQKQYSPMSVGQQSLILFAVEFGYLDDIVLEKIGAFEAALLDFVKNNYADFMQELTATGDYNDTVKDTFKTILDTFKKNGAW
- the corC gene encoding CNNM family magnesium/cobalt transport protein CorC (CorC(YbeX) belongs to the Cyclin M Mg2+ Exporter (CNNM) family, and was characterized as belonging to a set of three proteins, at least one of which must be present for CorA to function.), whose amino-acid sequence is MMNEEHSDTNQAETPTKKRFFHSLLGGLFPTEPKNREDLVETIRDSEQNDIINQETRAMIEGVIEISELRVRDLMIPRSQIVFIDIERSLDECLDIIIDSAHSRFPVITDERDNIAGLLLAKDLLKFLRSNSEQFDIEKILRPAVIVPESKRVDRMLKEFRSERFHMAIVVDEFGAVSGLITIEDILEQIVGDIEDEFDEDEIADISQLSKHTYAVRALTGIEDFNQRFATTFDEEEVDTIGGLIMQAFGYLPKRGESILLDGIEFKVTAADSRRLIQLRVCLSDEQLLLIDKQQQVVDENI
- the recA gene encoding recombinase RecA, whose amino-acid sequence is MKESKKENINSDDKQKALAAALGQIEKQFGKGSIMKLGDNRAMDVETISTGSLALDLALGAGGLPMGRIVEIFGPESSGKTTLTLEVIASAQREGKTCAFIDAEHALDPIYAKKLGVDIDQLLVSQPDTGEQALEIADALARSGAVDILVIDSVAALTPKAEIEGDMGDSHMGLQARMLSQAMRKLTGNLKQSNCMAIFINQIRMKIGVMFGNPETTTGGNALKFYASVRLDIRRTGSVKNGEEVIGNETRIKVVKNKIAAPFKQADTQILYGQGFNRNGELIDLGVKHKLIEKAGAWYSYQGEKIGQGKTNVSKFLTDHPEKAQEIEKNLRELLLNPQTMDNIDFNITEEPSIESIEDENF
- the atpH gene encoding F0F1 ATP synthase subunit delta: MSEYTTIARPYAKAAFDFSIEHQQLEQWQEMLTFATAVVEDNTVQNYLTSSLSSSKIAEMVITICGDQLDQYGQNLIRLMAENKRLHLLPTVLQLFAEYVNEYKEMVEVKVISAFPLKDSQQEKISVAMERKLSRKVKLNCSVDSTLIAGVIIRTDEFVIDGSSRGQLARLANELQL
- the infA gene encoding translation initiation factor IF-1, with translation MAKEDCIEMQGTILETLPNTMFRVELENGHVVTAHISGKMRKNYIRILTGDKVTVEMTPYDLSKGRIIFRSR
- a CDS encoding anaerobic C4-dicarboxylate transporter codes for the protein MIWLHFFIVLVFIFLGTRLGGIGIGFAGGLGVVVLALFGLAPGSIPFDVISIIMAVIMAISAMQVAGGMDFLVRWAENLLRKHPKYITYLAPTVGYFMTLCAGTGHTAFSILPVIAEVAKEQGVRPSRPLSITTIASQIAITASPISAAVVYLAGELEKNFGIGYLQLLAIWIPTTFVACMITAFICNFLGKELKDDPEYQRRLSEGLIKLRGQTQIEIKPYAKRSVGIFLLTVIIVMFYATLISKTVGLIEHPVLPRNEAIISFMLAAAAVIVVFCKVDVDQITSAATFKSGMSASICVMGVAWLGNTFVGGHIEEIKQASSTLLNDYPWMLAVVLFFASTLLYSQAATAKALYPAAIALGVSPLSAIAAFAAVSALFVLPTYPTLLAAVEMDDTGSTRIGKFVFNHSFILPGLIAIVLSVGLGFLWGGIVLSI
- a CDS encoding F0F1 ATP synthase subunit epsilon, with amino-acid sequence MKTFDLTVVSAEKKLFSGKVSSIQVSGIDGELGILAGHTPLLTAIKPGIVKIVSDNQEEVIYVSGGFLEVQPNIVTVLADTAIRGAELDQERILAAKRQAEENIKNHHKDEDYTVMAAKLEKELAKLRAYELTEKLVKTKR